In one window of Camarhynchus parvulus unplaced genomic scaffold, STF_HiC, whole genome shotgun sequence DNA:
- the LOC115916192 gene encoding pre-mRNA 3' end processing protein WDR33-like — MPQEPKIQRIPKSWKLHPTPEPGSAQIPYGTLKSNGIPQNPKIPQDPKTWQCHKIPKTGGVPKSSGIPKSSAPKLGSAQIPQDPKNSLGPQNPVGPQNPVGPQNQVVPQIPQDPKNSMRSQNPPGPQNLAVPKSHRTLKFSGTPESPRTPKSGSAQIPQDPKIQWDPTGPQNPPGPQNLAVPKSHGIPKAVETPKSRRTPKPGSAQILKDPKIQWDPTGPQNLAVPKSHRTLKFSGTPESHRTLKSGSAQIPQDPKIQWDPTGPQNPTGPQNLAVPKSHGIPKAVETPKSRRTPKPGSAQILKDPKIQWDPTGPQNLAVPKSHRTLKFSGTPESHRTLKSGSAQIPQDPKIQWDPTEPQNPTGSQNLAVPQDSQNRGSPKIQWDPEIQCPKTWQRSDPTGS, encoded by the exons ATGCCCCAGGAACCCAAAATCCAGcggatcccaaaatcctggaaattGCACCCGACCCCAGaacctggcagtgcccaaatccCATACGGGACCCTAAAATCCAATGGGATcccacagaaccccaaaatcccacaggatCCCAAAACCTGGCAGTGCCACAAGATTCCCAAAACCGGGGGAGTCCCAAAATCCAGTGGGATCCCGAAATCCAGTGCCCCAAAACTTGGCAGCGCTCAGATCCCACAGGATCCTAAAAATTcattgggaccccaaaatccagtgggaccccaaaatccagtgggaccccaaaatcaagTGGTGCCCCAGATCCCACAGGACCCTAAAAATTCAAtgagatcccaaaatcccccaggaccccaaaatctggcagtgcccaaatcccacaggaccCTAAAATTCAGTGGGACCCCAgaatcccccaggaccccaaaatctggcagtgcccaaatcccacaggaccCTAAAATCCAATGGGatcccacaggaccccaaaatcccccaggaccccaaaatctggcagtgcccaaatccCACGGGATCCCCAAAGCtgtggagaccccaaaatcccgcaggaccccaaaacctggaaGTGCCCAAATCCTAAAGGACCCTAAAATCCAATGGGatcccacaggaccccaaaatctggcaGTGCCTAAATCCCACAGGACCCTAAAATTCAGTGGGACTCCAGAATCCCACAGGACCCTAAaatctggcagtgcccaaatcccacaggaccCTAAAATCCAATGGGatcccacaggaccccagaatcccacaggaccccaaaacctggcagtgcccaaatccCACGGGATCCCCAAAGCtgtggagaccccaaaatcccgcaggaccccaaaacctggaaGTGCCCAAATCCTAAAGGACCCTAAAATTCAATGGGatcccacag gaccccaaaatctggcaGTGCCTAAATCCCACAGGACCCTAAAATTCAGTGGGACTCCAGAATCCCACAGGACCCTAAaatctggcagtgcccaaatcccacaggaccCTAAAATCCAATGGGATcccacagaaccccaaaatcccacagggTCCCAAAACCTGGCAGTGCCACAAGATTCCCAAAACCGGGGGAGTCCCAAAATCCAGTGGGATCCCGAAATCCAGTGCCCCAAAACTTGGCAGCGCTCAGATCCCACAGGATCCTAA